A DNA window from Drosophila virilis strain 15010-1051.87 chromosome 4, Dvir_AGI_RSII-ME, whole genome shotgun sequence contains the following coding sequences:
- the Idgf1 gene encoding chitinase-like protein Idgf1 has protein sequence MKLLLICLLGVLSVTCGANGATRNSHLICYYDSASYLRPGFAKLDAHHLELALQFCTHLVYGYVGLKPGTHELYSLNVDLDMFHFKDITQLRDRFPHLKVLLSIGGDRDVDESHPNKYLELLEANRTDQQNFIDSSMVMLRRNGFDGLDLAFQFPKNKPRKVHGTIGTYWKQFKKLFTGDFIVDPSSAQHKEQFTELARNLRNAFQSANLLLTLTVLPNVNSTWYFDVPKLHPLMDFINLAAFDFLTPVRNPEEADYTAPIFHFDAQQRLPHYNVEFQLNYWLQNHCPPQKLNLGIATYGRAWKLSKDSGLSGLPVVPSTLGPGQGGLQIGSSEGLLSWPEICAKLPLNQTAVYRGANAPLRKVTDLTQKYGNYALRPADEEGEHGLWVSYDDPDFAGIKAAYAKSKDLGGVALFDLGYDDFRGLCTGQKFPIVRSVKYFLG, from the exons ATGAAACTTTTGCTCATCTGCCTGTTGGGCGTGCTCAGCGTAACATGCGGTGCTAACGGCGCGACTCGCAATTCACATCTTATTTGCTACTATGACTCGGCCTCATATCTGCGACCGGGCTTTGCTAAGTTGGATGCGCACCATTTGGAATTAGCCCTTCAATTCTGCACACATCTGGTATACGGCTATGTGGGGCTCAAGCCAGGCACTCATGAGCTGTATAGCTTAAATGTGGACCTGGATATGTTTCACTTCAAGGACATAACTCAGCTGCGTGACAGATTTCCGCATCTCAAGGTGCTCTTGAGTATTGGTGGCGATCGAGATGTGGACGAGTCGCATCCCAACAAATACCTGGAGCTGCTGGAAGCGAACCGCACTGATCAACAAAACTTTATTGATAGCAGCATGGTGATGCTACGTAGAAATGGCTTTGACGGATTGGACTTGGCGTTCCAGTTCCCTAAAAATAAGCCGAGGAAAGTGCATGGAACCATCGGCACTTACTGGAAACAGTTCAAGAAATTGTTTACTGGCGACTTTATTGTTGATCCTTCGTCGGCACAGCACAAGGAACAGTTTACTGAGCTTGCCAGAAATTTAAGAAACGCCTTTCAGAGCGCCAATCTTTTATTAACATTAACCGTGCTACCCAATGTGAACTCCACTT GGTATTTTGACGTTCCCAAGCTGCATCCATTAATGGACTTTATTAACCTGGCAGCATTCGATTTTCTCACACCCGTTCGTAATCCCGAAGAGGCAGACTACACTGCTCCAATCTTTCATTTTGATGCGCAACAGCGTTTGCCCCACTATAATGTTGAGTTTCAGCTGAACTACTGGCTGCAGAATCATTGTCCACCGCAGAAGCTGAATTTGGGCATTGCCACCTATGGACGAGCCTGGAAGCTATCCAAAGACTCGGGGCTAAGCGGCTTGCCAGTCGTACCAAGCACCCTTGGACCCGGCCAAGGCGGACTTCAAATTGGCAGCAGCGAAGGCCTGCTTAGCTGGCCAGAAATCTGTGCAAAGCTACCTCTGAATCAAACGGCAGTCTATCGTGGTGCAAATGCACCCTTACGCAAGGTCACGGACCTCACGCAGAAATACGGAAACTATGCCTTACGGCCAGCCGATGAAGAAGGCGAGCACGGTCTGTGGGTAAGCTACGATGATCCCGACTTTGCGGGCATCAAGGCTGCCTATGCCAAAAGCAAGGACCTTGGCGGAGTGGCACTCTTCGATCTAGGCTACGACGACTTTCGAGGTCTCTGCACAGGCCAAAAGTTTCCCATTGTGCGCTCAGTAAAATACTTTCTGGGTTAA